A section of the Triticum dicoccoides isolate Atlit2015 ecotype Zavitan chromosome 7A, WEW_v2.0, whole genome shotgun sequence genome encodes:
- the LOC119329802 gene encoding GEM-like protein 1: MQPAAAEMQPPVGSPTAAPQSEVQHPLSTPDPSSPPAPAPAPDPAPAPEAAADPPSSAPVQLQPQQHPKTVTWSEKLTSESPTYVPAAAAAESSQYVSRGPAASSSKGAVEAMKDTLSRWGKSMAETTSMVESLSRDTWQHFKTGPSFTEAAMGRLAQGTKVLAEGGYEKIFKQTFEILPDEQLKMSYACYLSTSAGPVMGVMYISTAKIAFCSDNPLSYKAGNKTEWSYYKVVIPLHQLRTANPSVSKVNPAEKYIQVVSVEGHEFWFMGFLMYDKAVSSLQEALDGARELQP; this comes from the exons ATGCAGCCGGCCGCCGCCGAGATGCAGCCGCCCGTCGGCTCCCCCACCGCCGCTCCCCAATCCGAGGTCCAGCACCCGCTGTCTACCCCTGATCCTTCCTCTCCCCCCGCTCCCGCACCGGCGCCGGACCCGGCCCCGGCCCCCGAGGCGGCGGCCGATCCGCCCTCGTCCGCGCCGGTGCAGCTGCAGCCGCAGCAGCATCCCAAGACCGTCACGTGGAGCGAGAAGCTCACGTCCGAGTCGCCCACCTAcgtgccggccgccgccgccgcggagtcCAGCCAGTACGTCTCCCgcgggcccgccgcctcctcctccaagg GCGCGGTGGAGGCGATGAAGGACACGCTGTCGAGGTGGGGGAAGTCCATGGCGGAGACCACCAGCATGGTCGAGAGCCTCAGCCGCGACACGTGGCAGCACT TCAAGACAGGGCCTAGTTTTACTGAGGCTGCTATGGGACGGCTTGCTCAAGGAACAAAGGTCTTAGCGGAAGGTGGCTATGAAAAAATATTTAAACAGACGTTCGAGATTCTGCCGGATGAGCAGCTGAAAATGTCCTACGCGTGCTATCTATCAACATCTGCTGGTCCTGTCATGGGAGTTATGTACATTTCTACAGCTAAAATTGCATTCTGCAGTGACAATCCTCTTTCTTACAAGGCGGGAAATAAAACAGAATGGAGTTACTACAAG GTGGTCATTCCTCTTCATCAGCTAAGAACAGCCAATCCTTCAGTGAGCAAAGTAAATCCTGCAGAAAAGTACATTCAGGTTGTCTCGGTTGAAGGGCATGAGTTCTGGTTCATGGGTTTCCTGATGTACGACAAGGCCGTGTCCAGCCTGCAAGAAGCCCTTGACGGTGCTCGTGAGTTGCAACCATAG